The genomic DNA GACTCTGGAAGGGTTGCTGTATATTGCACGCAACCCTTTGGTCGATATTGATCAAACTTCCCGACTTACAGCCGGCATGGCGGCGGCAGGTATCCATGCTGCTGCGGCTGCTGCAGGCTAACTTTTTACCTTACCCGGCAGCAGATGTAAGATGTGTGTATAGGATAGAGCAGCCAATAAGCATTAGCGCTATACCGCCACAGATTTCTGCATAACGGCCAATCCATACGCTGGCATGCCGCCCCAGCATGACCCCTGCCGTTGCCATAACTGTGGTAACGGCACCAATAACCAAGCAAGCAGATAAAATATTAACCTGCATAACGCCCAGGCTTACCCCAACTGCAGTTGCATCTATGCTGGTTGCCAAAGCTGTTCCAATTAGCCCCAGCACACCACGGCTGGCAGCTTTAGGCTGTTCAATCTCTGCCTCTTCTTCTGGTTCATCCTTCATGGCCAGGCGGATCATGTTGCCACCTATGCCGCAAAGCAGTGCAAAGGCTATCCAATGGTCTACTGCTGCAATCCATGTGCTTAGAGCCAAACCCAGCATCCAGCCC from Acetobacter ascendens includes the following:
- a CDS encoding manganese efflux pump MntP: MIGIFTLGILGLSLSVDAFAAAVGKGANVKHARWNDALRIGAVFGFFEAITPVVGWMLGLALSTWIAAVDHWIAFALLCGIGGNMIRLAMKDEPEEEAEIEQPKAASRGVLGLIGTALATSIDATAVGVSLGVMQVNILSACLVIGAVTTVMATAGVMLGRHASVWIGRYAEICGGIALMLIGCSILYTHLTSAAG